GAACATACTCCTTATCACTTTCAGTCAAATGCCCATCTAAACTTGTTAGTGCTAATGTCCATAGTGTGTTAGGATCAGATTCATAATTAACTATAGGCCTTTCTGAGGCTTCTGCGGGTTTAATGACATTACCACAATATACTGGTAAGCAGCTATCATCCTTTATGTCATAAAAGATGTCCAAATTTAGGTATGGTGTGAAATAACCTTCTCCGTAGAGGTGGTCAAAGATTCCATAGTGGTCTGCTACCTGTTGTTTGTGTTGGGGACCCAAAGTCAAGAGCCAGTCTTTCTTGGCCTGGTCTAAATCCAGGTGTAGTTCACATTTACGTGCCTTGCGCTCTAGTTCCTTGTCACTCTTTATTTTCTTCATGTGTTCAGTTTTTTCAACACGGCTCAGTAGTTTTGGAtttctgaaaataaattatgctttgaaagtatattatatattttttaaggattTTCCTGAGACCTCTTTAATAAGATCTAAAATGAATTTTTGATAAAGAATAATAAGCAAAGCAAAGAAAATAATGATCGAAGTCTGATTAGGCCTGTTAGAAATTTTTAGATGAAATCCAAATGGGAAATACTTAAAGCATTACAATTGACTTTTCTTAACAActgactttttttaaatttaagtaactttttcaaataaaaaattcacTTACTTCTGTGGAGGAAAACCGATATCGATGCGAGTTGTGTACAATTCATCTTTATAGTTCAACTCGTCTATCCTCTCTTTGATTGTTCTACAATATATGGGAGCCTTACCGCGCACTCTGTGAGCCGCACGGATATGTTGCAACTGAATTGTATTCAATTTCCAAATACTACGAATTGTGTTCATGGTGCGAGAAAACTTGGTATCCACAAAACAATGCAAATGACCAAATACCACTGTTAACTGATATATCCGCTGCTTCTTATATCCTATTTACTTCATAGTTCCTTAAACCCAAATTTAGTATTCACTTCTCAGAAAAAAGAaacctaaataaaattattaataaaaactaatctTGTAATAATaacctaaaaatttaaatgacaattgacatctgacaactgacaagtgacaaatgagtaatgacagcttaagcgcttattccacttgtcctatttaggaagtcctagctaggatcctaaaaaaattagtcaagtggaataacatttggaaagctaggatcctaaatcggaaaaaaatgtggctcctgaatgactaaatcagtgtttcCAGATGGTTtaaaccttttatctgtagtgggaactgctaaatctgtattaaagtcaatttatattatgttataagatctggaatccattcgtagattccaagtagttcagaaagttcataatccataattttacgtggagcaaaaattctttcaaccatctttttcgccttctatttatttttattttcattgagccagcagctaagcctatgagaagaccatttttttgttgctttaatagaactggagccattaaaaagacgtctgaccaaaatgacaaatgatttagtcactaaattaggacaagtggaataagaagcgaactaattagtctcctatgtaggatcctagctaggacttctaaataggacaattagtggaataagcgctttacaGCGGTCCAAATCGGTTGACTAGAGATTGGATTTGCCATGTCAAGTTTGGCTTTGCCATGGCCTCGGCAGTCGGCGGTAAATAAAAGGGTCCATTCACGGCAAGTCTTGCCTTgccgtccgccggcttatgcaggatagtgaatggtgtcgcaggcctgcATGGCGGCCGGCCGGGGCCGCCTGCGGGCTTTTGCTTTTTTGTTGCAACTTTTTGTGTTGCGACGCCATTCACAATCCTGCAAAGCCGGCGGACGgcacggcggactgcaatgGCCAATgtaggatagtgaatgggcccCTTTAAGGAgcataggctacttgacctaatttttttcttcatgctaatcgcatAATAGGtaatcattcattattacaaaaaaaaactaatattttaatattttacacagtagaaaccaatgatgaaatactcaaaccagatatgttactacggcgcgcgttgtgaagcttcaaatacggcccaattgggccgtctgttgtttagtatgaatcgagcgcagtcacgaacgtgccgcgtcttgtcttacctaaataaattgaaaattacgtcgtgcgtgtttcgaaaatgtaccaattataacTTGAAAGTAAagaaaacacatggaatctcttaccacatgtcttgattccaataaatacctcgactatttacattttcaattattttttcgaacaatctggaaaaaccgaattttcgtcatagctcaggcgaagaaagagacagcgatacgattcgacgtttaaaaatagaactgtctcttttatgtaaatggtttttcgtatcttttgtttcacttatctgtcaaatttgtcaatgtctgcaattttgaatttgaaaattgttcggaagagatttatgACGGAAAAaggtatggacgtaacatatctgtataagtagaacatcATTGGTACccaacccataaaaatgttaattgaaaaatatgccttataaatggcgccgaaaacactgtccgccatagtttacgtagtatatgacattctctttgccatagtgtgacgtcatacgttttgtattttaagctctctttattgaaaatttttttatatggtaaatgtacgcgtctaatagtgcccaaaaattataaaagaattaaataagaatatagaaatcatttgtaatgttgaaaacttttggagaaaagttttgaccatttcatttcccgtctacaataaatggagataatttataaaactgatgttttattttaattattcaagaaaatatattttacaaatctttctaggcttatttttattatttctgtacaaataaacttacatataacgagcgcgataaataaaagatattaaattaggaatgagatgacgtcacatccaattcggaagtaccgcaaaagcgttttcgtcagctggtacaaatcctattttcataaaattatattttcaaatctgTTACGTAGTATCTGACATTCTCTTtgttcaaatcgactttatttatcaatcataagcttttatttgatgataagggtgaaatacggttttctaggccaagttctactagaaatatgtatttgttcaatgaaattgaatataggtcaagtagcctattatttTTCCAATTAAAGTTTTCGATTATATATATAATCATTTGCCACCACTCACCAGAAGCCTACAGAGAGACGGTAGGGTCTTTCCAGTTTCGTGTCAAAACTCAAATGACGTGTCAGAGTTCAGACAGATGTATGACAGGCTGACAGCTATGAGCtatatcgtgattcgtgacatgtggaagctatttcgtgacatattatgtcagctgtttgacacgataATTGACACGCCCTACAGCTACATAGTACGCCATTAATTGTCCCTCATTTCAAAGATCCTGATTCCTGACTTCCTGAGTCCTAAGTCTGACACCAGCTGACGCGCGGAAAGTTTACAAATAATACAAAACTCACCTCGATAATTCCTATTGATACTCGCTAGGGCTAGGCTTGGGCTAGGCAGTAGGTACTCATCTATTAATTCTATTATATAAatcagtcataatattattagacctTTAATCTAGTTCAGCTCAAGTCATTCAACTTATTGAGTCAATAACAGGAATGGGTAGATAGTTTCTGGAGGCCTCACAAAACTTTAAGATCGTTCGGTGAAATTGGAGAAGACGTCCTACGTGACATCTTTTATATTTCTCGCAAAACGATCTTAAAGTTGTACGTGGCTTGTACGTAGTactacttttattaaaaaatagatttaaaataagACTGACGATCTGTCTgtctttatttatacttataatataattttatggtaaccaataaatttatttccattgaaaatattaatattaagtattgttttataaattatgatgttattataatataaatatctatatttttactatatatactatttaattatatttgtttagTTTTCGAGACGTTTTACTACTCTTCACTAACTACTcttcacagattactagtatatatttgtagactaCTCTTTGTCCGTATCCCCTGTCGAGTGTCTGTCGACAAATCAGCATTCAGCTCGGCTCAAGCTTCTtcaaatggtgtttttcctttttttttcgtttagaCTTTAGTGACATTTTGTATGTGAACCTGTGTAAATAAATGTCGGTGCGAGTTCGATTAAAACTTGAGAGTGATTAATTTGGactataaaataatgtttattacaaaatataagctATAATTATTGTGAAGCAAACAGTAAATAGCTTCTAAAATCCTATTGAAAATGTGTTGAGTGTGAACGTAAGCGCgtgtacattttattttccgAAACAGTTTTCATTAGAGGAACAATATAAGGAGCCATTTACACATGGCGAAAAGTCAcgtatactatttttatttcaattatgtGAAATCAGTGCAAAATGTGCATCAAATGTAACTGAAGTGTTTTGTTTCGGTAAGGTGGTGATTTTTGTGATGAAAAATGGATAGCAAAATTATTCAGAAAAATGCGATGCAGAAGAGTGCGGAGTTTACTTTCACTCCGCCACCAGAGGCGCCTGTCTTCGAGCCCACGGTTGAAGAATTCGCCGATCCTTTGGGATATATAGCTAAAATAAGACCCGTAGCCGAGAAAACGGGCATATGCAAAATAAGACCTCCATCACGATGGCAACCACCATTTTCATTAGACGtggataaattaaaatttgttcCTCGGATTCAAAAAGTAAATGAATTAGAAGCCATAACGCGACTCAAACTGTTGTTTTTAGAGAAGATTCTAAAATTCTGGGATTTGCAAGGTTCGCCCTTAAAAATCCCTATGATCGAGAATAAAACTTTAGACTTGTATTGCTTAAAATTCTGGGTTGACGAGGAAGGCGGATTCGAAGCATGTAATACTCCAAAGAAATGGCGTAAGATTGCGATCGCTATGGGCTACAGTCAAAACGCAAACACTATGAATTTCCTCCGAAGCAATTACGAAAAAATATTGCTTCCTTACGACATTTTCGAGAAAAGCAAGGCGGACATTTTGAAAACCGTAAAAAAAGCCGAACCCAAAACCGAAATTCACGACGGCTTTAATACGcataattttaaagaaatagctacagctacaaaaataaaaacagaaataaAGGACGAAAAGCCCCACACTAGtatcaaaaaaactaaaactggTTCTGACATCAAACTAGACCCAGATGTGAACACGAAACTAACAGAAAGTGAAGAAAATGCGAGACACAATAGGGAACTAAAAAGACTGGCTTGTTATGGCCCAGGTCCTAAAATGCCAGGGCTAAACGATGAAGAATTTGACATCACTAAATCTAGGAAAAGGCCCAGATATGACTTAGACCCCCTGGCTGTATATGTTTGTGCTATTTGCCAAAAAGACAGCAGAGATGATCTGCTTTTAATATGCAATGGCTGCTCTGACACATACCATACTTTTTGCCTAAAGCCCCCTTTGAACTGCGTTCCTGATGGAGACTGGAGGTGCCCATGTTGCATAGCAGAGGAGGTACACAAACCAGCAGAGGCATTCGGATTTGCTCAGGCTGAAAGAGAATACTCCCTCCAACAATTCGGTGAAATGGCAGATAAATTTAAATCTGATTATTTTGGGATGTCTGGTCACTTAGTGCCAACAAATGTTGCAGAAAAAGAATTTTGGAGAATAATATCATCAGTAGAAGAGGATGTTACAGTAGAGTATGGAGCAGATTTGCACTCAATGGACCATGGCTCGGGCTTCCCAACCAAGTCCTCAATCAATTTATTTCCTGGAGATCAGGAGTATGTAGATTCTGGTTGGAACCTTAATAATTTGCCAGTGTTGGAAGGGTCAGTTTTAAAATTTATCAATGCAGACATATCTGGAATGACAGTACCCTGGATGTATGTAGGCATGTGCTTCTCTGCCTTCTGCT
This genomic window from Aricia agestis chromosome 2, ilAriAges1.1, whole genome shotgun sequence contains:
- the LOC121739792 gene encoding 39S ribosomal protein L38, mitochondrial; its protein translation is MNTIRSIWKLNTIQLQHIRAAHRVRGKAPIYCRTIKERIDELNYKDELYTTRIDIGFPPQKNPKLLSRVEKTEHMKKIKSDKELERKARKCELHLDLDQAKKDWLLTLGPQHKQQVADHYGIFDHLYGEGYFTPYLNLDIFYDIKDDSCLPVYCGNVIKPAEASERPIVNYESDPNTLWTLALTSLDGHLTESDKEYVHWLVVNIPGNQVEKGDVIAEYLRPFPLKGTGYHRYVFVLYKQNKEMSYDIPSVTSPTLEGRTFVTRDWYQKYQDDITPIGLAFYQSDWDSTVKSFFHDILQQKEPVYEYDFDPPYTRPQEWFPRRQPFNLYMDKYRDPKQINKEYLLRKLKNEDPFKAPAPPLKFPNAQLLPRGMPTWLKLHERKIRLRWGRVNDV
- the LOC121735988 gene encoding lysine-specific demethylase lid-like, whose translation is MDSKIIQKNAMQKSAEFTFTPPPEAPVFEPTVEEFADPLGYIAKIRPVAEKTGICKIRPPSRWQPPFSLDVDKLKFVPRIQKVNELEAITRLKLLFLEKILKFWDLQGSPLKIPMIENKTLDLYCLKFWVDEEGGFEACNTPKKWRKIAIAMGYSQNANTMNFLRSNYEKILLPYDIFEKSKADILKTVKKAEPKTEIHDGFNTHNFKEIATATKIKTEIKDEKPHTSIKKTKTGSDIKLDPDVNTKLTESEENARHNRELKRLACYGPGPKMPGLNDEEFDITKSRKRPRYDLDPLAVYVCAICQKDSRDDLLLICNGCSDTYHTFCLKPPLNCVPDGDWRCPCCIAEEVHKPAEAFGFAQAEREYSLQQFGEMADKFKSDYFGMSGHLVPTNVAEKEFWRIISSVEEDVTVEYGADLHSMDHGSGFPTKSSINLFPGDQEYVDSGWNLNNLPVLEGSVLKFINADISGMTVPWMYVGMCFSAFCWHNEDHWSYSINYLHWGEAKTWYGVPGGGAELLETAMKAAAPDLFKSQPDLLHQLVTIMNPNILMAAGVPIYRTDQQAGEFVVTFPRAYHAGFNQGYNFAEAVNFAPPDWLKIGRDCISHYKKLKRFCVFSHDELICKMALEGDRLDLETALETQKELVHATEEEGRLRALIAKNGLKNVRRTAFELLGDDERLCEVCKTTCFLSSVSCSECKHMACLLHASSDSFCKCALEKKTLFYRYDMDELHIMLQTIDFRVNSFDKWMTDTKNILLPTAPDIGRLHRLKVLVDEAEELKIPKCSLLTQLKNEYTKATENVEPIVIELDDD